The Hyperthermus butylicus DSM 5456 genome includes a region encoding these proteins:
- a CDS encoding Lrp/AsnC family transcriptional regulator has protein sequence MVKAVLLINTEMGTDEKVFEKLKELPQVKAVYMVYGLYDIVAVIETDDMDQLREIVYKHVRSSPYVRSTLTMIVVNESEKK, from the coding sequence ATGGTCAAGGCTGTACTACTTATAAACACCGAGATGGGAACCGACGAGAAGGTTTTCGAGAAGCTAAAGGAGTTGCCCCAGGTTAAGGCTGTATACATGGTCTACGGCCTATACGATATTGTAGCGGTGATAGAGACTGACGATATGGACCAGCTTAGAGAGATAGTATACAAACACGTAAGATCATCACCTTATGTACGCTCAACACTTACAATGATAGTTGTAAACGAGAGCGAAAAGAAATAG
- a CDS encoding DUF367 family protein yields MRSGVRLYAVYLRQDNPKYNTVAKLVRHGVVSEVRAPPRGVVVLDPFSPTPISVSDRGLIEKSGLCVIDGSWRRVSSYLRRLRRVVGRRLPLLLAANPVNYGRPFLLSSAEALAAALYIAGFRSIAEQLLSFFKWGPEFLRLNKQLLERYEGKTSTEIVGEECRLISSMTGLEIGDCDAARLVEIYGRIVEDYIGER; encoded by the coding sequence TTGCGTAGCGGTGTGAGGCTATACGCTGTATACCTTAGACAAGACAACCCGAAGTACAATACGGTTGCAAAGCTGGTACGGCATGGCGTTGTCTCGGAGGTGCGTGCGCCGCCCAGAGGTGTTGTTGTGCTTGACCCCTTCTCTCCAACACCAATATCGGTATCGGATAGAGGGCTGATCGAGAAGAGCGGGCTTTGCGTGATAGATGGCTCGTGGCGCCGCGTCAGCAGCTATCTCCGGAGGCTACGCCGCGTTGTTGGTAGAAGGCTTCCCCTGCTCCTAGCAGCTAATCCAGTAAACTATGGTAGGCCCTTCCTCCTCAGTAGTGCTGAGGCGCTCGCAGCAGCACTATATATCGCAGGATTTAGAAGCATAGCTGAGCAGCTACTATCATTCTTCAAATGGGGCCCAGAATTCCTAAGGCTTAACAAACAGTTGCTCGAGAGATATGAAGGCAAGACATCCACGGAGATAGTTGGTGAGGAGTGCCGCCTCATAAGCAGTATGACGGGCTTAGAGATTGGAGACTGTGATGCTGCTAGACTTGTTGAGATCTATGGCAGAATAGTTGAGGACTACATAGGGGAGAGGTAG
- a CDS encoding helix-turn-helix domain-containing protein, with protein sequence MNHTELCSFLQLLPPTARQRLVAETIESGYAAKDVAELMGVSSAAVSRYVHGTLAPSSETLCRLLLNIDEETRTRLLETIAESIWLSLEKLLHNLPPTPRTRRLLERISDTIAELLAHKHTPPPTP encoded by the coding sequence ATGAACCACACAGAGCTCTGCAGCTTCCTACAACTCCTACCACCTACGGCAAGACAGCGACTCGTAGCCGAAACCATAGAATCAGGCTATGCTGCAAAAGACGTTGCAGAACTCATGGGCGTCTCTTCCGCAGCAGTATCACGGTACGTACATGGAACCCTTGCACCAAGCTCTGAGACTCTGTGCAGGCTCCTACTCAACATAGACGAGGAAACAAGAACCAGGCTCCTAGAAACGATAGCCGAGAGTATATGGCTGAGCCTCGAGAAACTACTCCACAACCTACCTCCAACACCACGTACAAGGAGACTACTGGAACGAATATCAGACACCATAGCGGAACTGCTAGCACACAAACACACACCACCACCAACACCATAG
- a CDS encoding Thr/Ser protein kinase, whose amino-acid sequence MPSQLSREEASLDEEAIPLAKAIEIICSYYSVSMESPECHRLIHDANSLGIRGIIPLGNTILGKLKLLGRGWSAVVAAAATAAGVAAAKILHPKSRRRSLLWEAAILAVTGWAGVSPRLYAASRTIILMELVRGNTLGDYKPDNKTCGRLALKRLLWKTFTLDRLGIRHNELARPGEQVLVEHNTCEPYIIDFESATLHENPQNLTQLIGGLMRIQWIRSIIIVEPRDKVLRSLLKQYKLNPTIQNYHKILEHLGLT is encoded by the coding sequence ATGCCTAGCCAGCTTAGCCGTGAAGAAGCCAGCCTGGATGAGGAGGCTATACCACTCGCAAAAGCCATAGAAATAATCTGTAGCTACTATAGCGTGAGCATGGAGTCACCAGAGTGCCATAGGCTCATACACGACGCTAACTCCCTAGGAATCAGAGGAATCATACCCCTCGGCAACACTATACTGGGCAAGCTCAAGCTGCTGGGCAGGGGATGGAGCGCAGTCGTAGCAGCAGCAGCTACAGCAGCAGGCGTTGCTGCAGCGAAAATACTACACCCTAAGAGTAGGAGGAGAAGCCTACTCTGGGAGGCCGCAATCCTAGCCGTTACGGGCTGGGCAGGAGTATCACCACGGCTGTACGCTGCCTCAAGAACGATCATACTCATGGAGCTTGTTAGAGGCAACACGCTAGGAGACTACAAGCCAGACAACAAGACTTGTGGAAGACTAGCGCTGAAGAGGCTGCTCTGGAAAACATTTACCCTGGACAGGCTTGGAATAAGGCATAATGAGCTAGCAAGACCTGGAGAGCAGGTCCTAGTCGAGCATAACACATGTGAGCCCTACATAATAGACTTCGAGTCAGCAACACTACACGAGAACCCCCAGAACCTAACACAGCTCATCGGAGGCCTCATGAGGATCCAGTGGATAAGGAGCATCATTATAGTCGAGCCCAGAGATAAAGTGTTAAGAAGCTTGTTGAAACAATACAAGCTGAACCCCACTATCCAAAACTATCACAAGATACTTGAACACCTAGGCCTCACATAG
- a CDS encoding TiaS agmantine-binding domain-containing protein: MSIQEDGLEPMLLAIGIDSFDTPLAGCTTHFTSILAYTLSIHGYRLADYPWLVRLNPAVPWKTRGNGATALLVSVDREDEARRVAEEVTSRLAKAYGSTGKESFVAILLYHADNLQDYITARPHCLVELYRRAVHELVPLKTAMNCLESIREDGKTKLIALHGSTHRGLVGALAALGADLITDHTFELIVYRKPRMWSEPRRIDEDSIIEFDLKTRPLTFLNYDYEQSKPLIAPHGFDPVLYGVRGEEPHILLKALKIIDVEEEPSHWTIFRTNQATNAHLQRKEIERVRPYDNAIVCGVIEDTKPIPGGHVIVRLCNNTCIDTAFYRETGRLRNHVLKLPRGTLVEVGGQVKPHTDKLTLNAEYLRILEPASLRAGGCTATIPSGRNVILYPPRAAFHHLMKPPERPLHPSKSLEPPSTPIHSDTISL, translated from the coding sequence TTGAGCATTCAGGAGGATGGGCTAGAGCCGATGCTCCTCGCAATAGGTATTGATAGCTTTGATACCCCCCTAGCTGGTTGTACAACCCATTTCACCTCAATACTTGCATACACCCTGTCGATTCATGGCTATAGACTCGCTGACTACCCATGGCTTGTCCGCTTAAACCCGGCTGTACCATGGAAGACCAGGGGCAATGGTGCCACCGCACTCCTAGTATCTGTTGACCGTGAGGACGAGGCTCGCAGAGTAGCTGAAGAAGTAACTTCAAGGCTCGCCAAGGCCTATGGGTCTACAGGTAAGGAGAGCTTTGTCGCGATACTACTTTACCATGCCGATAACCTCCAAGACTACATTACTGCTAGGCCACACTGCCTCGTGGAACTATACCGCAGGGCCGTACACGAACTCGTACCTCTGAAGACCGCTATGAACTGCTTGGAGAGTATTAGGGAAGATGGAAAGACCAAGCTCATAGCCCTACACGGCTCTACACATCGGGGCCTAGTAGGGGCACTAGCCGCCCTTGGAGCCGATCTAATAACTGACCACACATTCGAACTCATAGTCTACAGAAAGCCCAGAATGTGGTCCGAACCTCGCAGAATAGACGAGGACAGCATTATAGAGTTCGACTTGAAAACTCGGCCCCTAACATTCCTAAACTACGACTATGAACAGTCCAAACCGCTAATAGCGCCACACGGCTTCGACCCTGTTCTCTATGGCGTGCGGGGTGAGGAGCCACACATATTGTTAAAAGCACTGAAGATCATCGATGTGGAGGAGGAACCTAGCCATTGGACAATATTCAGGACTAATCAAGCTACCAATGCACACCTCCAGAGAAAGGAGATAGAACGTGTAAGACCCTACGACAACGCCATAGTCTGTGGCGTGATAGAGGACACAAAGCCTATACCTGGAGGCCACGTGATAGTCCGGCTATGCAACAACACATGCATAGATACTGCATTCTACAGGGAAACGGGGAGGCTGCGAAACCATGTCCTCAAACTGCCCCGCGGCACACTAGTCGAGGTTGGGGGTCAGGTTAAGCCACACACTGACAAACTAACCCTCAACGCTGAGTATCTACGAATACTCGAGCCAGCATCGCTACGTGCTGGAGGCTGCACAGCAACAATACCATCGGGACGTAACGTCATACTCTATCCTCCACGTGCAGCATTCCACCACCTTATGAAGCCGCCAGAGAGACCTCTACACCCATCAAAGAGCCTAGAGCCACCCTCAACCCCCATCCATTCCGACACCATTAGTTTATAA
- a CDS encoding SEC61-beta family protein, translating to MARARRRSRSDNEKEKTKDTSPAVFSAAGLLAFSEEDAVVRLKPLHIMLITLGFIASVIVFNIV from the coding sequence GTGGCTAGGGCTAGGAGGCGTAGCCGTAGCGACAACGAGAAGGAGAAGACCAAGGATACGTCGCCGGCTGTGTTTAGTGCTGCTGGCCTCTTGGCGTTTAGTGAGGAGGATGCTGTCGTAAGGCTTAAGCCGCTCCACATAATGCTCATAACGCTAGGCTTCATAGCAAGTGTCATAGTGTTCAACATAGTCTAG